A single window of Vibrio alfacsensis DNA harbors:
- the lpxB gene encoding lipid-A-disaccharide synthase: MERPLRIGIIAGELSGDTLGEGFIKAVKQQYPNAEFVGIGGPKMIAQGCESLFDMEELAVMGLVEVLGRLPRLLKVKAELVKYFTENPPDVFVGIDAPDFNLRVELDLKKAGIRTVHYVSPSVWAWRQKRIFNIEAATNLVLAFLPFEKAFYDKFNVPCEFIGHTLADAIPLTSEKAPARELLGLEQDKKWLAVLPGSRGSELKMLSQPFIETCKLLHQKFPDLGFAVALVNQKRRAQFEQAWKEFAPELDFKLVDDTARNVITASDAVMLASGTVALECMLLKRPMVVGYRVNAVTAFLAKRLLKTKYVSLPNILADTELVKEYLQEECTPENLFNEVSRLLESDNQEMLDKFTEMHHWIRKDADQQAASAVLKLIKK, from the coding sequence ATGGAAAGACCATTACGTATCGGCATTATTGCCGGAGAATTGTCTGGCGACACGCTGGGTGAGGGCTTTATTAAAGCAGTTAAGCAGCAGTACCCAAATGCAGAATTTGTGGGTATTGGTGGCCCTAAGATGATAGCTCAAGGTTGCGAGTCTCTATTTGATATGGAAGAGCTTGCCGTAATGGGACTGGTCGAAGTCTTAGGTCGTCTTCCGAGATTGCTTAAAGTAAAAGCAGAGCTTGTTAAGTATTTTACAGAGAATCCGCCGGATGTGTTCGTGGGGATCGATGCCCCAGACTTCAACTTACGTGTTGAGCTAGATTTAAAGAAAGCGGGTATTAGAACGGTGCATTACGTTAGCCCGTCAGTTTGGGCTTGGCGTCAAAAGCGCATTTTTAATATCGAAGCGGCAACGAATCTTGTTTTGGCTTTTTTACCTTTCGAAAAAGCGTTCTACGATAAGTTCAACGTGCCTTGTGAGTTCATTGGCCACACTTTGGCAGACGCAATTCCGTTGACGTCAGAAAAAGCACCAGCGCGCGAATTACTAGGCTTAGAACAAGACAAAAAATGGTTGGCAGTATTGCCGGGAAGCCGTGGAAGTGAGTTAAAAATGCTTTCTCAACCGTTCATTGAAACCTGTAAGTTACTGCATCAAAAATTCCCTGATTTAGGCTTTGCTGTCGCTTTGGTTAATCAAAAGCGTCGCGCTCAATTTGAACAGGCTTGGAAAGAATTCGCACCAGAGTTGGATTTTAAGCTAGTAGATGATACCGCCCGTAATGTGATTACGGCGTCTGACGCCGTGATGTTGGCTTCGGGCACCGTCGCGTTAGAGTGCATGTTACTCAAACGCCCGATGGTGGTGGGTTACCGTGTCAATGCAGTAACGGCATTTTTAGCTAAGCGTTTATTAAAAACAAAGTATGTCTCATTGCCTAATATTCTTGCAGACACGGAGTTGGTGAAAGAATACTTACAAGAAGAATGCACTCCAGAAAACTTGTTCAATGAAGTGTCTCGTTTACTAGAGAGCGACAACCAAGAAATGTTGGATAAGTTTACTGAAATGCATCACTGGATTCGCAAAGATGCGGACCAACAAGCCGCAAGCGCGGTTCTAAAACTGATTAAAAAATAG
- the rnhB gene encoding ribonuclease HII, whose product MAVKPKTTKAKVELPPFEYPQGYHLIAGVDEVGRGPLVGDVVTAAVILDPNNPIEGLNDSKKLSEKKRLALLPEIKEKALAWAVGRCSPAEIDELNILQATMVAMQRAIAGLNVQPDLALIDGNRCPDLPMDAQAVVKGDLRVAQISAASIIAKVVRDQEMEELDKQYPQFGFAKHKGYPTKAHFEAIEQHGVISEHRKSFKPVKKALGIEN is encoded by the coding sequence ATGGCTGTAAAACCAAAAACGACCAAAGCAAAAGTAGAACTACCACCGTTTGAATATCCGCAAGGCTATCATCTGATCGCGGGTGTTGATGAGGTAGGGCGTGGTCCTTTGGTGGGTGATGTCGTTACCGCGGCGGTTATTTTAGACCCGAATAACCCAATTGAGGGCTTGAACGATTCTAAAAAACTCAGTGAGAAAAAACGTCTTGCGTTATTGCCTGAGATTAAAGAAAAAGCATTAGCCTGGGCGGTGGGGCGCTGTTCTCCAGCCGAGATTGATGAATTGAATATTCTTCAAGCGACGATGGTCGCCATGCAGCGTGCGATTGCTGGTTTGAATGTTCAACCTGATTTAGCACTCATTGATGGCAACCGTTGTCCAGACTTGCCAATGGATGCTCAAGCCGTCGTGAAAGGCGATTTGCGCGTTGCCCAGATCAGTGCAGCTTCGATCATCGCTAAAGTCGTTCGCGATCAAGAGATGGAAGAACTGGACAAACAATATCCGCAGTTTGGTTTTGCTAAGCACAAAGGTTATCCGACCAAAGCGCATTTTGAAGCCATTGAGCAGCATGGTGTGATCAGTGAGCACCGTAAGAGCTTTAAACCGGTAAAGAAAGCGCTTGGTATTGAAAATTAA